The DNA region CGAGGAGAAAATTCATCATCAAAATCATCAATAAAATGTGTAATCTGCTCCCATCTGCCGCCAATATTTATATTGAGCTTTCCAATCTTCTGTAAATCTTGAAAGTAAATCGCTGTGCTTTTTCTATGCTGAGGTGTTTCAAGATACTGCTTTAAACCTTCATTCTTTGAAGGAGGAAGGTCAACCTTTTCCCATCTAAAAGCATGACCAATAGTCAAGCTATTGCCTTCAGGTTCAAAAATATCAGAAACAAAGGTTATAGAATTATCTATTCCCCAATCTTTGGAAAAATACCTAAAAGGAGAAAGATTCAATGGCACACCTGTTGCTTTCCAAAAATCAATATCTTCTTGAGGGTCTTCTCCAGTCCTTGCATAATATTTTGCCTTCCTTTTCGACTGGTAATCACTAGAGAAAAAGAACAAGTCACCCGTATTAGAAATTTTATCCATATTAAATTTCAATGCATAGGTAAGCTTTGGCGTAATCTCCCAAGTATCTGTAAAACTGAGCCATTCTCTTCTGTTTCGTGTAACGAGGTCTATTGATGGGACCGTAAATGAGCCAAAGAAATTAGGAGCATGCCTGAAGGCATAGCCAGTATTGATTCTAACTTGATTCCCTTTGAATGGCTTGAATCCGAAATTTACATTCACATTATAATTCTCTGCATCATCGAGGTCACTGGTATCAAAAACAACATTCGGATTATAATTGAAATAAGGCGGAGCTGTTGCCGGTTTATTAGGTTCAAAATCGGGAAATCCCGGATAATTGACTTTTATATAACCTTGTCTAGCAGCCGAAACTGCCAATTTATTAGTTTCGGCATAAGTAAGCCCTTTTGAAAAGAGATAAGAACCGCTTATGGAATAATCCCAATTTTTTCCGCCCCAACTGTGAAAGACCCCATAATACTGCGTCCAATCCTGATTAGCATCGTGGCGATGCTGATAAGTGCTAACTTTCATATCAAACTTAAAGATAGGTTTTTTTCTTCCCTTTTTTGTGATGATATTGATGACACCTGATTGTGCGTTGCCACCATAAATTGCAGATGCGGCGCCTTTCATAACTTCTATTCTTTCAATCATTTCAACAGGGAAATCAGAAATATCAGCCGTTCCAACACGAGGATTTTGGGCAGGGACACCATCTATGAGAAGCAATACTCTATTGTTATTAATAGGTGAACCTTGTCCTCTAATCTTTATTCTCTTCTCAGAACCAGCGCCTCCGACACTTTCCATTTGAATTCCCGGCGTACTTTTAAGAAGGTCACCTGCATCCTCTGCGCCTGATACAAACTCGAATTTCTTTGAGCTTTCAACTGAAACCGATGCCGTTGCTCTTGAAAGAGGAACATTCAATCTCTCGCCTGTAACAACAACTTCCTCGCCTGTAAATGCGGCAGCTTCCTTCATCGAGAAATTGACAACATTCGCTTTTTCACTGCTTACCACAACATTTTCAGCTTTACCGGGAACATAACCTAAAAATTCAGTCCTCAAAACATATGTTCCTTCAGGAAGTTCCAATTCATAAGCTCCATTCTCATCTGTAAAAGCAATGGCGTCAGTGCCGTCCACTGTAATCGTAACACCCGGCAACGGCTGTTTACTCTTTTCATCTATTACCTTACCTTTTACCTTACCTACATTCTGAGCAAATGAAACTCCTGAGATAACAAGAGTCATTAAAAGGAAAAAAACGAAAACATTTTTC from Candidatus Schekmanbacteria bacterium includes:
- a CDS encoding TonB-dependent receptor, giving the protein MLKRVKNVFVFFLLMTLVISGVSFAQNVGKVKGKVIDEKSKQPLPGVTITVDGTDAIAFTDENGAYELELPEGTYVLRTEFLGYVPGKAENVVVSSEKANVVNFSMKEAAAFTGEEVVVTGERLNVPLSRATASVSVESSKKFEFVSGAEDAGDLLKSTPGIQMESVGGAGSEKRIKIRGQGSPINNNRVLLLIDGVPAQNPRVGTADISDFPVEMIERIEVMKGAASAIYGGNAQSGVINIITKKGRKKPIFKFDMKVSTYQHRHDANQDWTQYYGVFHSWGGKNWDYSISGSYLFSKGLTYAETNKLAVSAARQGYIKVNYPGFPDFEPNKPATAPPYFNYNPNVVFDTSDLDDAENYNVNVNFGFKPFKGNQVRINTGYAFRHAPNFFGSFTVPSIDLVTRNRREWLSFTDTWEITPKLTYALKFNMDKISNTGDLFFFSSDYQSKRKAKYYARTGEDPQEDIDFWKATGVPLNLSPFRYFSKDWGIDNSITFVSDIFEPEGNSLTIGHAFRWEKVDLPPSKNEGLKQYLETPQHRKSTAIYFQDLQKIGKLNINIGGRWEQITHFIDDFDDEFSPRFAVNYEISPGTTLRASVGRAFRPPEYSHVYYFKGQGGNFFGNPELTYDIAWNYELGLKFLTKYVSGDIAYYYTKYSDQEVEVPLLAANPELVNLDNPKNVKFFKIYKKNREILGADVADAVNKVLNYYIDSGLVSKEEFIGVPRARTWINRGTAVYQGFDTSFDIENPWLPNLNLNLSYLFTRARAGNVNPFDFSQGGAPQPVKAPNFVTDARRDVVPLNILEVDG